Genomic DNA from Marinobacter sp. LV10MA510-1:
AGTTATCTTCATAACCTCTTCGATAACGTTGACTTCAGAGGGGTCCAGAACATGGTCCGCAACGCCGGTTTCTTTCGCTTTCTCTTTACGTTTCGCACTCAGCTCCGTAAGGATAACGGTTATCCCCTTTGCCTTTAATACTGAAGACAACAACAAACCAATAGGGCCACCACCGCCTACCAGCGCAACGTCACCGGCTTTGGCACCGCTGCGAACAAACGCGTGATAACCAACTGTAAGAGGTTCAATCAAAGCGGCTTGATCGAGGGGAATAGCGTTAGAAATCGGATGCACCCAGCGACGTTTGACTGCGATTTTTTCGGATAAGCCGCCACCGTGGCCACCAAGGCCAATAAAGTTCATGTTTTTGGACAACTGGTAGCTTTCACCTGGGCCCGTGTCCACATCATCCGCAATAATATAAGGCTCAACCACAACGTGCTGACCGATTTCAATATCGTCTACACCGTCACCCACTTCGTAAACCACGCCTGAAAATTCGTGCCCCATGGTGATCGGAGCAGATTCTCCTGAGACCGGGTGGGGGTGACCGCAGGGCGGAATAAAAATGGGCCCCTCCATAAACTCATGCAAATCGGTACCACAGATGCCGCACCAAGCTACATCTATGCCTACAGTGCCGGGTTCTACTGTCGGTTCGGGGATATCTTCTATGCGAATATCACCTTTGTCATAAAAACGAGCAGCTTTCATCTGAATCTCCTTGCCTTTAATTAAAAAGAACCGCTAGATCTTCACCATCAACTTACCTTTGTTACCGCCGCTCAGGAACAGATTCAGGCCGTCCATCGCCGACTCTAGCCCTTCCAGAACGTGAGTACGATATTTAATATCGCCATTCTGAACGTAGGGGGCCAGCTTGGCTTGCAGCTCCTGCGCCTTGTGCATGTGGTCGGGCATAGTGAAGCCCTGAATGCTCAGGCGCTTTTTGATAACACGCATCCAGCTTGGGCCAGGGCGTGGGGTTTCGGCGGTGTAATCGGCAATCATCCCGCACACCACAATACGGCCGTGCGCATTCATGCGATCGAACACGTAGTGCTGAATCGGGCCACCGGTATTTTCAAAATACACATCAATGCCATTCGGCACTAATTCATCCAGTTTCGCGCTCAGGTCGTCGGTCTTATAATTTACGGCACCGTCAAAACCCAGCTCATTAATAATCCAGTCCGCTTTCTCTTGACTGCCAACGACACCAATAACCCGCAGGCCTTCAGCTTTGGCCAGCTGGCCGACAATCGAGCCAACTGAGCCTGCCGCTCCAGACACCACCAGCGTTTCACCCGACTTGGGATGACCACAACCGAACAGCCCTTGAGTGGCGGTCAGCCCCGGCAATGCGAAAACCGCCAGCGCCATTTCCAGTGGTATTTTTTTATCCAGCTTGTTGATACCTTTGCCGTCGGTCAGAGCCATTTCCTGCCAGCCGAACATTCCCATCACCTGATCGCCCACGGCAAAATCAGCGTGCCTGGAGGCAACCACCTCACCAACGCCGGATGAACGCATCACCGTTCCCAGCTCTACGGGTGGGATATAGCTGTCGGTGTCGCCGGTCATCCAACCCATCATGGCCGGATCCATAGACATGTAAGCCTGCTTAACCAGAAATTCGCCGTCGCCAGGTTCCGGTACGGTTTTTTCCACCACCTCAAACAGCTCCGGTCCGGGCTTTCCCTTGAGGTGCTTCACCAGATTGATCGCTTTATAGGTACTCATAAATAAGTCTCTCCTGTGATGATTAAGGGATCGCTATTGGCTATTGACGGTTAAACTCTAACGCAGCCAGCGTCGAAACTGCATTGCCATAAAGACACAAACAAACGATTCAAGAGAGGTGACGGGAAAACCCTGTGGAAGAAATTAATCTGCCCCGATTTTTTGAATCAGAACTATCCTTAAACCTTATCGGCTTTCTTGATCTAGATACCGAGTCAACCCTTGCTCCGCGATGCACAGGTGGTTGGCGATCCGCGCTTACTCCGCTGCCCCAGGAAGGAGAACACCATGCCCCGTCGGAAATCAGCCCGTTTCGATACTTCTAGTCTGAAAACCCACATTGACGCCATGGCGGAGCAAACGGTGGACGTATCTCCGGACGCCTCGTCCCGGCATTTGCACAATGGAGTGGATACCCCATTGCCACCTGCGGATCTGCATGGGAGCTATGTCAATCACCGCCCGCTGCCCACCGAAGGCGTTGACAAGCGCCATGCCTACATTGTGGGTAGTGGGATCGGCGGCCTGTCCGCAGCCTTCTTCCTGATCCGCGACGGTCACATGCCGGCAGAAAACATCACCATTCTGGAGTCCCAAGAGGTCGAGGGAGGCGCACTGGACGGCGCGGGCAATGCCGAGGAAGGCTACATCGTCCGCGGTGGCCGCGAAATGGAAGCGACCTACCAGAACTTCTGGGACGTTTTCTCGGAAATACCGGCACTCGAGCTGCCAGCACCCTTTACCGTGCTCGACGAATACCGGATCGTTAACGACGCCGACAAAAACTGGTCAAAAGTCCGACTTCTGGAAAAACAGGGCCAGATTCAGGACTCCTCAATCATGGGCCTCAGCCGCCTGCAGCAGCTTGAGCTGGTTCGGCTTTTCCTCGCACGCAAGGAAGACCTGGACAACATCACGGTTGAGGAATGGTTCAGTGAAGGCTTCCTGAACACCAATTTCTACACCTTCTGGCGCACCATGTTCGCCTTCCAGAACTGGCATTCCGTGCTGGAAATGAAGCTGTATATGCACCGCTTTCTGCACCTGCTGGACGGTTTGAATGACATGACCGCTCTCGTTTTCCCCAAGTACAACCAGTACGACAGTTTTGTACGGCCGTTGATGAGCTGGCTTAGGGATCAGGGCGTTAACGTTCAGTACGACACGATTGTGAGCAACCTGGAAATAGGTATCCGAGGCGAATCCAAAACCACCACTGCAATCCAGTGCCGCAACACTGATGGCGAAAAGACCATCAAGGTGCGCCCGCGTGACCTAGTATTCGTGACCATCGGCTCCATCGTCGAAGACACCGCCTACGGAACAGATGGCACTGTGCCCAAACTGCAGGTGAACCAGCCGGATCCGCTGACCGGCTCAAGCTGGCAGCTTTGGAAAAAGCTCGCCGAAAAATCCCCCGACTTCGGGCGACCCGAGAAATTCTGTGCCGACGTACCGAGTTCAACCTGGGAATCGGCAACACTGACGTGCAAACCCTCCCCGCTGACCGAGAAGATCACGGAACTGGCGGTCAACGACCCCTATTCCGGAAAAACCGTAACCGGCGGCGTCGTGACCTTCACTGACTCCGCATGGCTGATGAGCATGACCGTCAACCGCCAGCCACACTTTCTGGACCAGCCCTCCGACGTGATCGTGCCTTGGGTGTATGGGCTGCTCATGGACAAGCCCGGCGATTATGTGAAAAAACCTATGCCGGAATGCACCGGAGAGGAAATCCTGACCGAACTGTGCTACCACCTCGGGCTGATCGATCAGGTCGGCGACGTCATTGCCGCGACCATAGTACGTTCCGCGCTGATGCCCTACATCACCGCTCAATTCATGCCCCGTGCGCAAGGAGACCGCCCCTGGGCGGTGCCGACAGGCTCTACCAACCTCGCCTGCCTCGGCCAGTTCGTTGAAACCCATAACGACGTGGTGTTTACCCTGGAAAGTTCCGTGCGCACGGCCCGCATCGGTGTCTACAGCCTGCTGGGCGTCAAGAAGCAGGTGCCCGACATTTACCCGGGCCAGTACGACATCCGCCGCCTGCTACGGGCAACACGCACACTGAACAATGACGAGGCATTTCTCGGCGGGGGCTTGCTGCGCCGGTTTCTGGAGGGGACTTATCTCGAACATATCCTGCCCCTTGGCCCCGACGAAACACCCAATGACCTGAAAGGTACCGGTCTGTTCGAGCAACAACTGACCAATTTGCGTGAGCTAGTCGAGGGCAAACATTCAGTGGCGACCGCTAAGGGGTGGCTCCAGGAAACGATCAAGAAACTTCGCAAACGTCACTGAACGAGCAAGCCAATGTGCTTCTGTCTGGTTCATGTGGAAGTGCGCTTTAGCCCATAGCCTTTAAAGCCGGCCTTTAATCCATTCCAGGGGGTTTCCAGACCGGAACATCCTCAGGCTTCGGTGCTTCCCAATCACCCTGCATGGATGTGCTCAAGGCTTCTTCGAGCTTCATGAACAGCTCACCATAGCGGGGGCTGAAGTTAATGCCTTCCTCGATTTCTTTCCAGGCTTCGAATAGCTGTGCATCTTGGGCCCGCTCATTTTCGACGAAGGCCCAGGTCATCTGTTTTGCTCGCATTGGGTGCACGCCCATCGCCGTAAGCGCATGGCCACCCAGCTCCAGAGCAGAGCGATAGGTTTCGCTCATCACATCATCAGCACCCGCCTTCAGAAGCTGATATCCGTGGCCACGGTCGAAGGCGCGCGCCAGCACCCATACATCGGGGAAAAACTTTTTTACATGTTTCACCATCGCCACAGCGCGATCCCGATCATCAATCGCCACAACTAAAAGGCGAGCCTGTTCAATACCCGCCTTTTCCAGCACGTCAGGGCGACTAGCATCTCCGAAGAAGCTCTTGATGTTGATTCGTCGAACATTTTCAATTTGCTCGAGTTCATGATCGAGCACCACCATGGGAATGCTGTTAGCCCGCAGCAAACGGCAGACAATCTGCCCAAACCGCCCCACGCCAGCCACGATAACCGGGGCTTGCTCATCAATGGTGTCCGCATCCCGATCATCGTTTTGCGAGCGTTGGTAACGGGGCAGCACAATGCGGTCGTAAGCGATAAACAACAGAGGTGTGAGGAACATAGACAGCGCAACAACCAGAGAAAGAATCTGGGAGATTTCCGGCGGAATTACATCGCTTTGCACGCTGTAGGTGAGCAACACAAAACCAAACTCGCCAGCCTGTGCCAGCCCCAGAGTAAACAGCCAGCCGTTGCTGCTGTGAATTCCGAACATCTTCGCAAGCGCAAATAGAATAAGCGCCTTGACCACAATAACCGCCGCGCCCAAAGAAACAATGGTGCCCCACTCGGCCACCAATACCTCGAAGTTGATTCCGGCACCCACAGTGATAAAAAACAGGCCCAGTAACAGGCCTTTGAAAGGCTCGATGTTGGCTTCCAGCTCATGGCGGAACTCGCTGTTGGCTAAAACCACACCTGCCAGGAAGGCCCCCAAGGCAGGCGAGAGGTTTACGACACTCATGAGCGCGGCAATGCCAATAACCAACATCAGCGCCGTGGCGGTGAACACTTCTCGCAGCCCGGACTGCACCACGTAACGAAACAACGGACGGCTCAGGTAATAGCCGCCAACAATGACGGCAGCGACCGCGCCTACAACAACAAGGGCATGAGCCCAGCCCGGCAGGCCGGCCACCAGGCTCAGGCCCGCGTCTTCGTTGGACCCAGAGGCTGAGTCGCCCTTCAAGCCCGGCAACGCTAACAGCGGAATCAGGGCTAACATGGGAATAACAGCGATGTCCTGGAACAGCAACACGGAAAATGTATTGCGGCCGCCTTCCGTCTTTGACAGCCCTTTCTCGTCGAGGGTTTGCAGCACGATGGCCGTAGACGAGAGCGCGAAAATAAGGCCCACCGCCAGGGCCGTCTGCCACTGAAGCCCAAGCCACCAGGCGCCAGTCATCCCGGCCGCCGCCGTCAACGTAACCTGAAGGCCGCCGAGCCCCAACAGGCGAACCCTCTTGACCCAAAGCGCTTTCGGATCGATTTCCATACCGATCAGAAACAACATCATAACAACACCGAATTCCGCAAAATGCTGGATGGTGTTGGTTTCCTGCCCTACCAGCCCCATAACCGGCCCGATCACCACGCCGGCAACCAGGTAGCCAAGTACGGAACCCAGGCCAAAGCGTTTTGCCAAAGGCACTGCGATCACAGCAGCCAAAAGGTAAATAAAAGCTTGAATGAAATAGGTCGTCATGGACTGGTTACCATCGTGCTAACAAACATCTGATGCAATCATCCTTCTGCAAAGTGATTCGTCACGATGCCTGACTGTGGGTTAAGAAAAAACCAATATTATTGCTAACCAAAAAAACGGCCGCGAAGGCCGTCTTTTTTCTATTCAATCTCTTTCAGTTCTGTCTCTACGGCATCAGCACCGTATCAATCACGTGCACTACGCCATTGGACTGCATCAGATCTGCCGCCACCACTGTGGCCATATTTCCTTTTGAGTCCTCGATCATCAACGAATCGCCCTCGAGACTGAACGTAAGCTCATCGCCCTGGACCGTGGCTACTGAGGCCGATCCACCACCATCCTGAACCATCTTAATCGCTGCCGCCGCCGGCGCTTTGGTGGCCAATACGTGATAGGTCAGAATCGATTGGAGTTGTTCTTTATTTTCTGGTTTCAACAATGTTTCAACGGTGCCTGCGGGCAGTTTCGCAAACGCTTCGTTGGTGGGTGCAAATACTGTGAAAGGGCCTTCTCCGGAAAGCGTTTCTACCAGACCGGCGGCTTTAACCGCAGCAACCAAAGTACTCAAGCTCTCTGTCTCTACCGCTTTCTCAACAATATTCATCGAATCCATTTTGCCCATCTTATGATTTTCAGCAAAAGCCGGCAGGGCCACAACGGCGGTGCCCAACATCAGCGAAGAAACTACTAACGACTTTACGATTCCTGTTTTTTTCACGTCATCATCCTCATTGTTTGCTTCGGGTAATTACCAATGAGTTTACGGAGACCCGGCGGCAGTGGATTCTGACGATCAACTTATATTGATTAACTTTTATACAGAACAGCTTTACTGGCTTGTCAAAAGACGAGCGTCAGGCCAGCGACAATAATCCCAAACAGAATGGACAAGCCTACCAAAACCTTCCACGGAAAAGGTGGCGCAGGCGGCTCTGCAGCGAGCTGATCTTCCAGATAGCCCCTCAACAACCGCGTATTGCGGGTATTGGCCTTGTAGATGGCGTCAAAGGCGTCTCCCACCACGGGTAGCAGGCCACCTACAAAATCGATGCCCATATTGCGCAGCATGCGCCGCTTTACATCCTTGCTGGCCCCGGCCCGTTGCGCTTCGATCAACACGTAACCGGACAACGCCAGACCCGCGATGTCTCCCACCACCGGCACCAGGCCGATAACGGCTTCAGCCCCAATCTTGAAGCGGGTGAAGGGGATGCCGATGCTGCTGTCGGTGAAGCGGCTAAACCTGTCCAGCCGTTCAAGGATCGCCCGTTGCCGGGCTTCGGTGGGCTTTGCCATTGCATCTCCAGATACCAGGTAAAAAAACGGATGTAAAACAGGTTAGCAGAAAACAGATCTGCCCCACATTTCACAGGCACGGGACGTATTTATTCTTCAAGGCCGCGCAAGTATCGCAGACCGGACAACTGGTCCATTTGGCCCCGAATCCACGTAACCCGACCCCATACATAATCTGAAGGCTGGGCGGCGCTGAGCACTTTCGGATTCGGAAGAACCGCCGCAAGCCTGGCCGCCTGGTTTTGCGACAGCTGGCTGGCTGAAATACCAAAATACCGCCTGCTGGCCGCTTCTACTCCGTAAACTCCACGGCCAAATTCGGCAATGTTCAGGTAAACCTCAAGAATTCTGCGCTTCGGCCAAAGTGCATCAATTGCAATGGCCAAACCGGCCTCCAAAGCCTTGCGAACAAAGCTGCGACCATTCCAGAGGAACAGGTTTTTAGCGGTTTGTTGGGTAATGGTGCTGGCGCCACGCAAGCCTTGCCCCTTTTTATGCTCTGAAACGGCTTTGCGGATAGCCGCAAAATCAACACCATGATGCTCAGGGAATCGTTGATCTTCGCTGGCGACCACGGCCAGCGGCATCCAGGGAGAGATATCCGATAGCGCCACCCAGTCATGTTGCAGCTCAGGGTTTGAATCAGTTACCAGATAAGCCAGGATAAACGCAGAGGTTGGCGGGTTCACAAACCGGAACAGCAGTATCATCATCAGCACCAAGAGCACACACCCGGCAAGGAACCAGGTAGAGCGGCGCAATGATGTTCGAATCAATGATTGTAGGGCCACAGTTTTGTCGTCACGCAGTTTTTGGGTCAGAATCGAATCTGAACAGAAACCGGAGGAACTTTCCATGAAACATGTAACTATTGATATTGTGTCGGACATTGCCTGCCCTTGGTGTGCGATTGGCTATGCACGGCTGGAAAAGGCCATGGAAGAGCTGAAAAACGAAATGGATTTTGCCATCGAATGGCACGCATTCGAGCTCAACCCGGACCCATCCGGCGACGGCGAACCCATACTCCCGGCACTGAGCCGCAAGTATGGGCGCAGCGAGGACGAAATGAGGGCAAATCAGGCCCAGATGATAGACGTCGCCCACAGCCTCGGCCTGAATTTCGAAAAACTGCAGGAACGCTATACCCGCAATACGTTTGACGCTCATAGATTGGTGAAGTGGGCTGGACAGCACAACAAGCAGACGGCGATGAAACAAGCATTTTTCGAAGCCTATTTCGGCCGCGCCGAAAATATCGCCCAGGCGGACATTCTGGTTCAATGCGTGGAGAAGATTGGCCTGAACAGTTCTGAAGCCCGAGAGGTTCTTACCTCAAACCGGTATGCCGATGATGTAAGACAAGACGAAGCTAAATACGAGCAAGCCGGGGTTTCGGCCGTGCCTGCCTATATCGTTGATGGCAAATATATGATTTCTGGGGCCCAGGAACCGGAAACGCTGGTCAAAGCCTTGCGGGAGATTGCAGCGGAACCGGTCTAGGTCTTCTCATTACCGGGCGTGGGGGCCCTTCCATGGGTTCCCTGCGCCTTGTTACGAGACCGCTTATTCAGACGCAGCAATCAGGCTGGCATTACCGCCAGCAGCCGTTGTGTCAACACACAGATGGCGCTCGATCACGTACCGCTGATCAAGTTTATGCTCCGTAATCAGCGGCAGCAGCGCACCATCGCGCTTTCTCAGCGCCTGCCGATACGGTTTTAGCACAGCGTGCTCGCCACAGCTGACCGCTGCTTCGAAGCCCTTGACGGTTTCAAGAGCATCCGGCTCCAGCTGGCCTTCCACACCAACCACTGGCAAACCAGCCTTGGCAGCACGATCTACGGTGTCACTGACACCCGGCGCAACCACCACTACCTTGTTGCCCTGAGCCAGTGCCATGATCATCTGCTCGATCGCTGTGTCTTTATCCGGACCCAGACACAGCACCGTGCCACGGGCGTGATTGGTCAGAATGTTGCTTTCACCGGTTGGCCCCGGCATTACCTCTTCGTGGGCGTCAAGTGGCTCCGGAACACTGTCGAAGACCGACTGCATGGCCTCAACCCGCGCTTTTGGCACTTGGGTGTTCATTCTGCCAAGCTTGCCGATCAGGCTCTCCAGCGCTCTTGCATCCACATTCTTGCCACCCGATTCTGCCGGCCGCTGAACCGTCTCGCCTTTCATAAACCGACGCACATACTGCGGGCCACCGGCTTTCGGACCAGTCCCTGACAAACCTTCGCCACCGAACGGCTGAGAACCCACGACCGCACCGATCTGATTCCGGTTGACGTAGATGTTACCCACCTTGATGCGACGGGAGATACGGTCAACTCGGCTATCTACCCGGCTATGAACACCAAAGGTCAGGCCGTAGCCCTTTGCGTTAATGTCATCCACTACCTTGTCGATATCTTTCGCATCAAAAGTAGCCACATGCAGAACCGGGCCGAAGATTTCTTCTTCCAGATCCCCAATGCCGTTCACCTTGATCACCGCAGGAGACACAAAGTTGCCTTTGTGCGGCACTGACAGTTTCTTCAGAAGCTGGTCCTTGTTCTCGAACTTCTTGCAGTGATCGATGATTTTCTTCGCGGATGGTTCGTCAATGACCGGGCCTACATCTGTAGACAACAGCCACGGATCACCAATGCCCAGCTCTTCCATGGCGCCGTACAGCATTTTCAGCAGACTATCGGCAATGTCCTTCTGCACATACAACATCCGCAGCGCAGAGCAACGCTGGCCCGCACTCTGGAAGGAAGAAGCCAGCACATCACGAACTACCTGTTCCGGCAGTGCGGTGGAATCTACAATCATGGCGTTCAGGCCGCCGGTCTCTGCCACCAAGACGGCATCCGGTGCCATGTTTTCGGCCATGGCCTTGTCGATAACCTTGGCGGTATTGGTAGAACCGGTAAAACAGACGCCGGCTATACGGGAATCCGAAGTCAGGCCCGCACCCACGGTGGCACCGGTGCCCGGCACCAGTTGGATCGCATCCTTGGGAATGCCTGCCTGATGCATCAGCTCTACTGCTCGAACGGCTAGCAGCGACGTTTGCTCGGCTGGCTTGGCCAGAACGACGTTACCCGCCACCAGGTTAGCCAGAATCTGACCGGTGAAGATAGCCAGCGGAAAATTCCAGGGTGAGATACACACCACCGGGCCTATGGCTTCACCGCTGTTTTCATAGCGAACGCCTTCGTTGGCATAATAGTGGGCAAAGTCCACCGCTTCACGAATTTCAGCGACTGAGTCCGACAGCGATTTACCCGCCTCGCGGGTGGCCAGTGCAAACAGCTCGAGGGTGTTCTCTTCATAAAGATCCGCGACTTTGCGCAGGCAGGCGGCACGTTCTTCTACTGGCGTGGCAGACCATGACTTAAAACCTTTCTGCGCGGCAGAAATTGCGGTTTCGATATCGGCCTCGTTGGCCTGGGTAACATGACCCACCAAATCTTCCGGGTTGGCCGGGTTGCGAACTACCTGTGCTTCGGTGCCCGATACCTTACCCGAAATCAGCGGCCCGCCTTTCCAATGGTGCTCTTTGTAAGCATCGCGGCCCTTATCAATGGCTTCGATGGTGACCGAATCAGTCAGGTCCCAGCCTTTGGAGTTGCGGCGATTCTCACCAAAAAGCTTGGTTGGACGCACAATCGCCTTGCTGGAAATGTCGTCACCCATTTCCTTAACCAGATCGATCGGGTCTTTTGCGATCATTTCAGGCGGAATATCTTCATCCACAATTTGGTTTACGAAGGAGCTGTTGGCACCGTTTTCCAGCAGGCGACGCACCAGATACGCCAGCAGTTCGTGATGGGGGCCTACCGGCGCATAGATCCGGCAGGGTACGCCGCTGTCGCCCATAACTTGGCCGTGCAGAGATTCACCCATACCGTGCAGGCGCTGAAACTCGTAGTTGGCTTCACCACGAACTCTGGCCAGCTCAAGAATTGCCGACACGGAGTGCGCGTTGTGGGTGGCGAACTGAGGGTAAATGCGATCCGTCATGTTCAGCAATTTGGTAGAGCAAGACAAGAACGACACATCACTACAGGCCTTGCGGGTAAACACAGGGAATCCGTCCAGGCCCATGACTTGGGCACGCTTGATTTCAGCGTCCCAGTAGGCACCTTTAACCAGCCGCACCATGATGCGGCGATCGTATTTTTTAGCGATCCCGTACAACCAGTCCAGCATGAAAGGCGCACGCTTACCGTAAGCCTGCACACAGACGCCGAAGCCATTCCAGCCTGCAAGTTCGGGATCACTCAGAAGAGCCTCGATGACGTCCATTGACAGTTCCAGCCGGTCCTGCTCTTCCGCGTCAATATTGAAGCCCATGTTAGCGGCGGCCGCTTTTTTGACCAGTCGCATAGCCCTAGGCACAAGCTCCTTCATGACCCGCTCTTTGTTGCCGTACTCATACCGTGCAAGCAGCGCAGAGAGCTTGACAGAAATGCCCGGATTTTTGCGAACGTCACCACTGCAATGTTTGGCAATACTGTCTATGCCGTCAGAGTAGGCGTTGTAGTAACGCTGGGCGTCATGATCCGTGCGGGCCGCTTCTCCCAGCATGTCATAAGAGTAGGTGTAGCCCTTTTTCATGTAGCCTTCACTGGCTTTCTGGGCTTCCTTGATATCGCGCCCCAGAACGAATTGCCGCCCCATCTCCTTCATGGCTTGGCTTGCCACCGTGCGAATCACCGGCTCGCCCAAACGTTTCAGAAGCTTACGCAGGGTTTCGCCTACGCTCTTGCGCTCTGAATCTTTGAGCAGGTTGCTGGTGATCAACAAGGCGATGGTCGCCGTGTTGA
This window encodes:
- the putA gene encoding bifunctional proline dehydrogenase/L-glutamate gamma-semialdehyde dehydrogenase PutA — encoded protein: MRPQQSETPAVVDSRQAIRDYYLAYEHVVVHEMIAGAQLSPSESKAISARAADLVRGVRKNAKPTIMEKFLAEYGLTTKEGVALMCLAEAMLRVPDATTVNDLIEDKITSGCWGDHRGKASSSLINTATIALLITSNLLKDSERKSVGETLRKLLKRLGEPVIRTVASQAMKEMGRQFVLGRDIKEAQKASEGYMKKGYTYSYDMLGEAARTDHDAQRYYNAYSDGIDSIAKHCSGDVRKNPGISVKLSALLARYEYGNKERVMKELVPRAMRLVKKAAAANMGFNIDAEEQDRLELSMDVIEALLSDPELAGWNGFGVCVQAYGKRAPFMLDWLYGIAKKYDRRIMVRLVKGAYWDAEIKRAQVMGLDGFPVFTRKACSDVSFLSCSTKLLNMTDRIYPQFATHNAHSVSAILELARVRGEANYEFQRLHGMGESLHGQVMGDSGVPCRIYAPVGPHHELLAYLVRRLLENGANSSFVNQIVDEDIPPEMIAKDPIDLVKEMGDDISSKAIVRPTKLFGENRRNSKGWDLTDSVTIEAIDKGRDAYKEHHWKGGPLISGKVSGTEAQVVRNPANPEDLVGHVTQANEADIETAISAAQKGFKSWSATPVEERAACLRKVADLYEENTLELFALATREAGKSLSDSVAEIREAVDFAHYYANEGVRYENSGEAIGPVVCISPWNFPLAIFTGQILANLVAGNVVLAKPAEQTSLLAVRAVELMHQAGIPKDAIQLVPGTGATVGAGLTSDSRIAGVCFTGSTNTAKVIDKAMAENMAPDAVLVAETGGLNAMIVDSTALPEQVVRDVLASSFQSAGQRCSALRMLYVQKDIADSLLKMLYGAMEELGIGDPWLLSTDVGPVIDEPSAKKIIDHCKKFENKDQLLKKLSVPHKGNFVSPAVIKVNGIGDLEEEIFGPVLHVATFDAKDIDKVVDDINAKGYGLTFGVHSRVDSRVDRISRRIKVGNIYVNRNQIGAVVGSQPFGGEGLSGTGPKAGGPQYVRRFMKGETVQRPAESGGKNVDARALESLIGKLGRMNTQVPKARVEAMQSVFDSVPEPLDAHEEVMPGPTGESNILTNHARGTVLCLGPDKDTAIEQMIMALAQGNKVVVVAPGVSDTVDRAAKAGLPVVGVEGQLEPDALETVKGFEAAVSCGEHAVLKPYRQALRKRDGALLPLITEHKLDQRYVIERHLCVDTTAAGGNASLIAASE